The DNA window AAGATGCCGGTGCTACCGCCGCTGCCGCGCTATCCAATGGAGGCGGCAGCGGTTCCTCTGGTGAGTCGCTGTTTTTGTTTAGTGAATTCAGTTAATGGAATTTAGGATTGTGAGTTGTGGTTCGGAGCAGGAGTTGGTGGTGAAATTGTAGAGGTTTTGTTTACAATTGACAGCTTGAAATTGGAATTGTCGCTCTGTTCGAGTTATTATGAGTTCGGTTGGGTTAATGAGTTTGTTAATTTGTGGTTAATTGTGATTGATGGTGGAAATACTATGCCGCCAGAAATTTTGAAATCCGAGAAACTAGAAGTGCTGCAGGGGTTGGAAAGATCGGAATCAGAGAGGGAGAGATGTGTTAACGCTCGTGCTGAAGAGGCTGCTCAGATTTTTGATGAAAGAATTCCGGTGCAGGAGAAGGTAACAATCCTTTTAATGTTATGCATCATTTTCGGCTACTGATGTCATTTTGGATCCGTTATAGTGGTTGGATTTAAAATTCTTATTCTATCTTGAATTAATTTTAGAGTGATATCCGCATTTTAGTTTCTAAAATCATGCTTCAAGGAGACAGGAGATTGTTTTTCAGCAAGCATTTTTTATGCTAAAACAATCAATTTTCACCTATTTCATTGAAATAATGTCAAATTAAAGATCTCGTGTTAATATTTGACAGATTACTTTGATGTGAATAAGCAATTCTTTTCTCTAACTCTATCAATTTGTCTATAGCTAAAGCGATTCTTTATTAGCTTGGATTGGAGATTGGTCAATCAGTACCATTTATATATACTTATGACACTAGTGCAAGTTCTATTCATAGTATACAGTTGCATTATACTTGTACCTTTTCGGCTTTTCCTCTGCTTGACTACTCTAATCTGTCAGTCTGTCTCGCTGCATGTGTAGAAGCTGGAGACTGTGCCTGAGTGACAtaaatgcaattttttttattgttcagTAATTGTGTTTTTCCTATCCTGGAGCATGTCCAATGCTTGTACAAGCTGAAAGTAATATGTAAAACCTCTAAAACCTAGACACAAAGGATATATTAGTGCAAAAATAGATTATGTTATTCGACTCATAAGTCTGTCTCACTGCCTGTGTAGAAGGTAGAAACTGTCCTTGAGTGACATAGAAGCAGTTTTTTAATTGTTCGGATATTTTGTTCTTCCTATCCCGGAGCATGTCTCATACTCCCACAAGTTGAAAGTAATACGTAAAACCCCTAAAACCTACACACAAAGGATATACTAGTGCTAAAATACATTACACTACTCGAATCATGGCGATGCATCATACAATTTTGTGAATATTTGCCATTTCAATAGAATGCAACATTACAGAATGCTTTGTGGGTCATAATTCAGTTATGGTTGAATTCACGGGATTGATAGAAGATTAGCGTACTGTGAGCATACTGGAATTTTTcgttaaatattaaaaacattGCAGCTCAAATTGTTGAACAGAATTGCTACAGTTAAAGATGATGGAACTGTAGAATTTGAAGTTCCAGTTGATGTTGAACCTCGTAGCCTTGGAGCTGGTTCAAATAGCATATATACTGAAGTTGATGAAGAGGTTCTTGATACAACAGACATTCAGTATATTCCACCATTGCAGATTGTAATGCTTATTGTTGGCACTCGTGGAGATGTGCAGCCATTTGTTGCAATTGGAAAGCGACTTCAGGTTGAGTCAATAATATATTGCACTGGGCACTACAGTACTTGCTTGTCAGTTAATTAGAATCCTATTTATACTCTTTACTCTTTAGCAATCACAAAGGGACATTTTGGTCTAACAAACTATTTCTGTCTCATGTTTGAAGTTTCAATGCATATTGGTATACATATATTTATGCTTCCAATTCGCCCAAACCTGTGGTAAAAATCGGAGTCCTTTAGCACATGCACCAATTTCCATCTCATGTTTTTGTAGTCATCATTATTCTTATACttgatctttcttttttttgcaTCTGGAAGAAACTCTCTTTTATCTCTTAAATCGTCTTCACAGTTCTAATTCCAGTGGGGATTTGAGCAGCTGCTCAAGACAAAATGTCTAAATATATTTTAGTAGCCCTTGACAAATCATAACCCTAGATAAAGATGCTCAAAGTTGTGTGTTCCCTGTTCCATATGAAAGATCTTAGTATACGTCAAGGATTTTTCTTTAGTGCATCTGAATTCCATCTTTTAAGTCGTTAATGAAGATACTTGGTGCAGGATTATGGCCATCGTGTTAGATTGGCCActcattcaaattttaaagaGTTTGTCTTGACATCTGGATTGGAATTCCATCCTCTTGGTGGGGATCCAAAAGTTCTTGCCGAATGTATGTTTCTATACCTTCGTTTTTAAAAGCTGATCTTCTGATTACTTGGGACTGGGTTGTGGTTTACCGTATGTTGGTGAAAATTTGTTCTCCCCTGCAAAATTTGATGATTGATCTTTTCTTGTCTTCAAATgttcataaaaaaacatacaattGTTTTCCTTTGAGTTAAGGGCAAGTGTATTGTATGAATACAAGGCTTGACACAAAATGAAAGCATCATCATTGATCCATATATTTTTCTACTTCATTTAAGAGTTGATGTCAGGACGTTCTGCGTTAAGTACTTCCTGGAATGTGAATCTTGAtatacatggtctcccaatgtTATAGTGCCATTTGATCATCTTGATGGGATGCACAATTAATGAGTATAAATTTTTCTTTGCAGACATGGTAAAAAACAAAGGGTTCTTGCCTTCAGGGCCCTCAGAAATACCAATCCAAAGAAATCAAATGAAAGAGATAATATATTCACTGCTTCCAGCATGCAAAGATCCTGATATGGACACTGGGATTCCTTTTAAAGCAGATGCAATTATTGCCAATCCTCCTGCATACGGTTAGATAATGCAACTTATCATCATCTTGTCTCTCTGAAAACTGGCTGTTCGAATTCTCATTACATGGTTTCATATTTGCATCATTTTCCTTGCAACTTTCATGTTTCAGCACTTGTTGTTCATTTGACTCATGGAGAATTTTTATCTCATAGTTTTGCGCTTTTGCTTTAAAAAATTGGTGTGgcttttgggggggggggggtcctTCCTTCAGTTGGTTTCCACCTTCATGAGTGTGTCTCCACCTGTTTGTTCTGAGCTATTAGTACACTGATATTGCTGATGGAATGACCATCTACATTTGTATCAATTgattatttcaaataaatagtATCTACTAACGGAGGTAACGCTGCAGGGCATACCCATGTCGCTGAAGCATTGAAAGTaccaattcatatatttttcACAATGCCTTGGACGTAAGTATTATCTATATTGTTTTGAGTCATGGAAATTTTTGTTATCATTCTAATTTATCAAAGAAATATGATCTGAATCATCTGATGCATGTAATAACAAGTTGTCCTCATGCTATCATGCTCACTGACTAAACAATGGTATTTTGCAGGCCTACAAGTGAATTCCCTCATCCATTGTCTCGTGTTAAGCAATCAGCTGGATACAGAGTGCGTTTTAAGTGTCTAATTTAACTTGTATATCTTACGATTTGTGATTTTCTACAAAAGTTATAATCTCTCTATTTCTGCCTCTGATATTTTTTCTTTGAATTGCTTTACAGTTATCGTATCAGATTGTGGACTCCTTGATATGGCTAGGGATTCGAGACATGATAAACGATCTTAGGAAAAAAAAGTTGAAGCTGCGGCCAGTCACATATTTGAGTGGTTCACAAGGTTCTGAGTCAAATATTCCACATGGATATATCTGGAGCCCTCATCTTGTTCCTAAACCAAAAGGTTTTCACTTTCTAAATTTCGTGTTC is part of the Salvia splendens isolate huo1 chromosome 6, SspV2, whole genome shotgun sequence genome and encodes:
- the LOC121809413 gene encoding sterol 3-beta-glucosyltransferase UGT80A2-like isoform X2, with the protein product MDQKPMHPEMVAPPVPKPDEAGSSTSSEEVSVKFDEDAGATAAAALSNGGGSGSSEVLQGLERSESERERCVNARAEEAAQIFDERIPVQEKLKLLNRIATVKDDGTVEFEVPVDVEPRSLGAGSNSIYTEVDEEVLDTTDIQYIPPLQIVMLIVGTRGDVQPFVAIGKRLQDYGHRVRLATHSNFKEFVLTSGLEFHPLGGDPKVLAEYMVKNKGFLPSGPSEIPIQRNQMKEIIYSLLPACKDPDMDTGIPFKADAIIANPPAYGHTHVAEALKVPIHIFFTMPWTPTSEFPHPLSRVKQSAGYRLSYQIVDSLIWLGIRDMINDLRKKKLKLRPVTYLSGSQGSESNIPHGYIWSPHLVPKPKDWGPKVDVVGFCFLDLATNYEPPESLVNWLKAGPKPIYIGFGSLPVVEPEKMTKIIIDALEITKQRGIINKGWGGLGNLAEEKDFAYLLDNCPHDWLFLQCAAVVHHGGAGTTAAGLKAACPTTIIPFFGDQPFWGERVHARGVGPPPIPVDEFSLEKLVEAIKFMLDPQVKERAVELAKAMENEDGVTGAVKAFFKHLPRKKLEPNPEPTPSNIFSLRRCFGCS
- the LOC121809413 gene encoding sterol 3-beta-glucosyltransferase UGT80A2-like isoform X6 → MDQKPMHPEMVAPPVPKPDEAGSSTSSEEVSVKFDEDAGATAAAALSNGGGSGSSEVLQGLERSESERERCVNARAEEAAQIFDERIPVQEKIVMLIVGTRGDVQPFVAIGKRLQDYGHRVRLATHSNFKEFVLTSGLEFHPLGGDPKVLAEYMVKNKGFLPSGPSEIPIQRNQMKEIIYSLLPACKDPDMDTGIPFKADAIIANPPAYGHTHVAEALKVPIHIFFTMPWTPTSEFPHPLSRVKQSAGYRLSYQIVDSLIWLGIRDMINDLRKKKLKLRPVTYLSGSQGSESNIPHGYIWSPHLVPKPKDWGPKVDVVGFCFLDLATNYEPPESLVNWLKAGPKPIYIGFGSLPVVEPEKMTKIIIDALEITKQRGIINKGWGGLGNLAEEKDFAYLLDNCPHDWLFLQCAAVVHHGGAGTTAAGLKAACPTTIIPFFGDQPFWGERVHARGVGPPPIPVDEFSLEKLVEAIKFMLDPQVKERAVELAKAMENEDGVTGAVKAFFKHLPRKKLEPNPEPTPSNIFSLRRCFGCS
- the LOC121809413 gene encoding sterol 3-beta-glucosyltransferase UGT80A2-like isoform X3 codes for the protein MDQKPMHPEMVAPPVPKPDEAGSSTSSEEVSVKFDEDAGATAAAALSNGGGSGSSVLQGLERSESERERCVNARAEEAAQIFDERIPVQEKLKLLNRIATVKDDGTVEFEVPVDVEPRSLGAGSNSIYTEVDEEVLDTTDIQYIPPLQIVMLIVGTRGDVQPFVAIGKRLQDYGHRVRLATHSNFKEFVLTSGLEFHPLGGDPKVLAEYMVKNKGFLPSGPSEIPIQRNQMKEIIYSLLPACKDPDMDTGIPFKADAIIANPPAYGHTHVAEALKVPIHIFFTMPWTPTSEFPHPLSRVKQSAGYRLSYQIVDSLIWLGIRDMINDLRKKKLKLRPVTYLSGSQGSESNIPHGYIWSPHLVPKPKDWGPKVDVVGFCFLDLATNYEPPESLVNWLKAGPKPIYIGFGSLPVVEPEKMTKIIIDALEITKQRGIINKGWGGLGNLAEEKDFAYLLDNCPHDWLFLQCAAVVHHGGAGTTAAGLKAACPTTIIPFFGDQPFWGERVHARGVGPPPIPVDEFSLEKLVEAIKFMLDPQVKERAVELAKAMENEDGVTGAVKAFFKHLPRKKLEPNPEPTPSNIFSLRRCFGCS
- the LOC121809413 gene encoding sterol 3-beta-glucosyltransferase UGT80A2-like isoform X1, whose translation is MDQKPMHPEMVAPPVPKPDEAGSSTSSEEVSVKFDEDAGATAAAALSNGGGSGSSEILKSEKLEVLQGLERSESERERCVNARAEEAAQIFDERIPVQEKLKLLNRIATVKDDGTVEFEVPVDVEPRSLGAGSNSIYTEVDEEVLDTTDIQYIPPLQIVMLIVGTRGDVQPFVAIGKRLQDYGHRVRLATHSNFKEFVLTSGLEFHPLGGDPKVLAEYMVKNKGFLPSGPSEIPIQRNQMKEIIYSLLPACKDPDMDTGIPFKADAIIANPPAYGHTHVAEALKVPIHIFFTMPWTPTSEFPHPLSRVKQSAGYRLSYQIVDSLIWLGIRDMINDLRKKKLKLRPVTYLSGSQGSESNIPHGYIWSPHLVPKPKDWGPKVDVVGFCFLDLATNYEPPESLVNWLKAGPKPIYIGFGSLPVVEPEKMTKIIIDALEITKQRGIINKGWGGLGNLAEEKDFAYLLDNCPHDWLFLQCAAVVHHGGAGTTAAGLKAACPTTIIPFFGDQPFWGERVHARGVGPPPIPVDEFSLEKLVEAIKFMLDPQVKERAVELAKAMENEDGVTGAVKAFFKHLPRKKLEPNPEPTPSNIFSLRRCFGCS
- the LOC121809413 gene encoding sterol 3-beta-glucosyltransferase UGT80A2-like isoform X4 is translated as MDQKPMHPEMVAPPVPKPDEAGSSTSSEEVSVKFDEDAGATAAAALSNGGGSGSSEILKSEKLEVLQGLERSESERERCVNARAEEAAQIFDERIPVQEKIVMLIVGTRGDVQPFVAIGKRLQDYGHRVRLATHSNFKEFVLTSGLEFHPLGGDPKVLAEYMVKNKGFLPSGPSEIPIQRNQMKEIIYSLLPACKDPDMDTGIPFKADAIIANPPAYGHTHVAEALKVPIHIFFTMPWTPTSEFPHPLSRVKQSAGYRLSYQIVDSLIWLGIRDMINDLRKKKLKLRPVTYLSGSQGSESNIPHGYIWSPHLVPKPKDWGPKVDVVGFCFLDLATNYEPPESLVNWLKAGPKPIYIGFGSLPVVEPEKMTKIIIDALEITKQRGIINKGWGGLGNLAEEKDFAYLLDNCPHDWLFLQCAAVVHHGGAGTTAAGLKAACPTTIIPFFGDQPFWGERVHARGVGPPPIPVDEFSLEKLVEAIKFMLDPQVKERAVELAKAMENEDGVTGAVKAFFKHLPRKKLEPNPEPTPSNIFSLRRCFGCS
- the LOC121809413 gene encoding sterol 3-beta-glucosyltransferase UGT80A2-like isoform X5, translating into MEAAAVPLGLERSESERERCVNARAEEAAQIFDERIPVQEKLKLLNRIATVKDDGTVEFEVPVDVEPRSLGAGSNSIYTEVDEEVLDTTDIQYIPPLQIVMLIVGTRGDVQPFVAIGKRLQDYGHRVRLATHSNFKEFVLTSGLEFHPLGGDPKVLAEYMVKNKGFLPSGPSEIPIQRNQMKEIIYSLLPACKDPDMDTGIPFKADAIIANPPAYGHTHVAEALKVPIHIFFTMPWTPTSEFPHPLSRVKQSAGYRLSYQIVDSLIWLGIRDMINDLRKKKLKLRPVTYLSGSQGSESNIPHGYIWSPHLVPKPKDWGPKVDVVGFCFLDLATNYEPPESLVNWLKAGPKPIYIGFGSLPVVEPEKMTKIIIDALEITKQRGIINKGWGGLGNLAEEKDFAYLLDNCPHDWLFLQCAAVVHHGGAGTTAAGLKAACPTTIIPFFGDQPFWGERVHARGVGPPPIPVDEFSLEKLVEAIKFMLDPQVKERAVELAKAMENEDGVTGAVKAFFKHLPRKKLEPNPEPTPSNIFSLRRCFGCS
- the LOC121809413 gene encoding sterol 3-beta-glucosyltransferase UGT80A2-like isoform X7, which produces MKEFRCRRRIATVKDDGTVEFEVPVDVEPRSLGAGSNSIYTEVDEEVLDTTDIQYIPPLQIVMLIVGTRGDVQPFVAIGKRLQDYGHRVRLATHSNFKEFVLTSGLEFHPLGGDPKVLAEYMVKNKGFLPSGPSEIPIQRNQMKEIIYSLLPACKDPDMDTGIPFKADAIIANPPAYGHTHVAEALKVPIHIFFTMPWTPTSEFPHPLSRVKQSAGYRLSYQIVDSLIWLGIRDMINDLRKKKLKLRPVTYLSGSQGSESNIPHGYIWSPHLVPKPKDWGPKVDVVGFCFLDLATNYEPPESLVNWLKAGPKPIYIGFGSLPVVEPEKMTKIIIDALEITKQRGIINKGWGGLGNLAEEKDFAYLLDNCPHDWLFLQCAAVVHHGGAGTTAAGLKAACPTTIIPFFGDQPFWGERVHARGVGPPPIPVDEFSLEKLVEAIKFMLDPQVKERAVELAKAMENEDGVTGAVKAFFKHLPRKKLEPNPEPTPSNIFSLRRCFGCS